DNA from Ananas comosus cultivar F153 linkage group 12, ASM154086v1, whole genome shotgun sequence:
taagTCGCACTGTATCAAATCGAGCTACTGGTGCAAATACTTCTTCATAGTCTACACCTTTTTCTTGTTTATATCCCTTTGCGACTAGTTGTGCcttatattgtattatttgtCCATCAGCACTGTGCTTGATCTTATATATCCACCTTACTCTACTAGCTTTATGTCCTATAGGAAGTGAAGTTAGTTTCCACGTCTTATTTTTCTCTATTGCCCTAATTTCTTCATTTATTGCAGTGCGCCAAACATCCTTTTGTAAAGCCTCTTCAACAGTTAATGGTTCTTCGTTAAGATGTAAACAAAGTAAATTCTCACTATCAATCACATCCGCTTCATTGTATATATCTTCAAGTCTTCTTAATCTGACTCGACTTGATGAACTTGAAGGAGTGGATGATGAAGGACCAAGTAATGCTAATGCTGGAGTCATTGGTGATGGAGTGTCATTATCAGTTGGCACATTGTCGGTTTCTTCAATTTCCTGATCTATtaatccttttccttttttcttctgTATTCCAATTCCATGTACCATTTTCATCGAATATAACATCTCTACTTATAATTACTTTATTGGTAATTGGATTATAGAGTTTGTAAGCTTTAGACTGCTCACTATAACCAGTAAAAATACATTTTTCGCCTCAATCATCtaacttctttcttttctccttgGGAAGTTGTGCGTAAGCAATGCATCCAAATATCTTGAGAtgtttaactctaggtttataTCCACTCCACCTTTCTTCCGGTGTCATATTCTTTAGACTCTTAGTTGGActtctattaattaaatatactaCGCATACAACTGTTTCTGCCCGAAATGACTTAGGCAAAGCTTTTTCTTTAAGCATGCTTCTTCTCATATCTAAAATGGTTCTATTTTTTTGCTCGGCTATACCATTCTGTTGTGGACTATATGCTGTAATGAATTGCTGTTGAATACCTTCTTTATTGCAATAATCTTTAAATTCATTTGAAGTGTATTCTCCTCCTCTGTCGGatctcaatatttttattttgtttccacTTTCCTTTTCTACCAAAGccttatattttttgaaagtaGAAAATGCAGCAGATTTCTCTTTGATAAAGTAAATCCATATCTTTTTAGTGCAATCATcaataaaagtaataaaatactTATTTCCTCCATGAGACTCAGGAGAGGACCACATATATCAGTATGCACTAAATTTAGAGGTTTCGTTGCAAATTTTGTTTTGCTACTAATAAAAGAAAGTTTTGTTTGTTTTCCAATTATACAGCCTTCACATATTGCATT
Protein-coding regions in this window:
- the LOC109717956 gene encoding uncharacterized protein LOC109717956, coding for MVHGIGIQKKKGKGLIDQEIEETDNVPTDNDTPSPMTPALALLGPSSSTPSSSSSRVRLRRLEDIYNEADVIDSENLLCLHLNEEPLTVEEALQKDVWRTAINEEIRAIEKNKTWKLTSLPIGHKASRVRWIYKIKHSADGQIIQYKAQLVAKGYKQEKGVDYEEVFAPVARFDTVRLILAIVAYHGWQVHQMDVKLAFLIS